The proteins below are encoded in one region of Lactuca sativa cultivar Salinas chromosome 3, Lsat_Salinas_v11, whole genome shotgun sequence:
- the LOC111883238 gene encoding putative pentatricopeptide repeat-containing protein At1g12700, mitochondrial isoform X1: MGNPKKLGFFVATLNKVKATSTAHSSLPYFRNPSSIFESGNEICYPKTILAHFYSTSSSNSQTQDNHTRPMIDKITNLDDALKLFDEMTQRQPLPSVVKFNQLLQAVIKMKHYSCAIDIFKQMNAIHIPVSVYTVSIIIKCCCLMYRTREGFAVLGYGFKHDIPPNVYTFSILLNGLILEDKVLKAEILFKKLIKEELCEPNAIMYSTMIKGLCKCGNNNTAIALLRLMDKKGCKPDVVTYNTIIDSLCKDNMVDDALKLYKEMIFNKRIQPGVVTYSSLIHGLCNLCRWDEVSKILKEMEQKNISPDVQIFSILVDALCKEGKVEEAKGVINLMIQRGKDPNVVTYNSLIDGYCLRGEMRKANEVFDLMGVRGLVPNIVTYNSLVNGYCKKLKIEEAMHLFHEITNKGMKPDVITYNTMIQGLFQVGRCEDADELFHEMRAHNVIPDEITYGIVLDGLCNNKKVDEALSLFHLKGDNKLNLNITVYNILIDGASKSGNFDIARILFDDISVKGLQPDVMTYTVMIGGFCREGLVREAKELFLEMEERGCPPNNVTYNILLQGILKNQQHDMVEMLLQEMEGRKFSPDASTLSLLLGQIATRSLDASLIKLIGKTMPKEEVDCPSFTM, encoded by the coding sequence ATGGGGAATCCAAAAAAGCTAGGTTTCTTCGTCGCCACCCTGAACAAAGTTAAAGCTACCTCCACTGCTCATTCTTCCCTACCTTATTTCAGAAACCCTTCATCGATTTTTGAATCAGGTAACGAAATCTGTTACCCCAAAACGATTTTAGCTCACTTTTATTCAACTTCTTCTTCCAATTCTCAAACACAGGATAATCATACCCGACCTATGATTGACAAGATTACTAATCTTGATGATGCCCTTAAACTGTTCGACGAAATGACACAGAGGCAACCTCTGCCATCAGTTGTTAAATTCAACCAGTTGCTGCAAGCTGTTATCAAAATGAAACACTATTCTTGTGCGATTGATATTTTTAAACAAATGAATGCGATTCATATTCCTGTGAGTGTGTACACTGTTAGCATTATAATCAAATGTTGTTGCTTAATGTATCGCACCAGGGAAGGGTTTGCAGTCCTAGGTTATGGTTTCAAACATGATATTCCACCCAATGTCTACACTTTCAGTATACTCTTAAATGGACTTATTCTAGAAGATAAAGTCCTCAAGGCAGAAATATTATTCAAGAAGCTGATCAAAGAGGAACTTTGTGAACCTAATGCGATTATGTACAGCACAATGATTAAGGGGCTTTGCAAATGTGGAAATAACAATACAGCAATTGCTTTGCTTAGACTAATGGATAAAAAAGGTTGTAAACCTGATGTAGTCACATATAACACCATCATTGATAGTCTTTGCAAGGACAATATGGTAGATGATGCATTAAAGCTCTACAAAGAAATGATCTTCAACAAACGCATCCAACCTGGTGTTGTCACTTACAGCTCTTTGATTCATGGTCTTTGTAACTTATGCCGTTGGGACGAGGTCTCTAAAATTCTCAAAGAAATGGAGCAAAAGAATATTTCTCCAGACGTTCAAATATTTAGCATATTAGTCGATGCACTTTGCAAGGAAGGTAAAGTGGAAGAAGCAAAAGGTGTTATCAACTTAATGATTCAGAGAGGAAAGGATCCTAATGTAGTGACATATAATTCACTTATTGATGGATATTGTTTGCGAGGTGAAATGAGGAAAGCAAATGAAGTTTTTGATTTGATGGGGGTTCGAGGTTTGGTTCCTAATATTGTTACTTATAATAGTTTAGTGAATGGGTATTGTAAGAAATTGAAGATAGAAGAGGCCATGCATTTGTTTCATGAAATAACTAATAAAGGTATGAAACCCGATGTCATCACTTACAACACCATGATACAGGGATTGTTTCAAGTTGGACGTTGTGAAGATGCAGATGAACTGTTTCATGAGATGCGAGCACACAACGTGATTCCAGATGAAATCACTTACGGAATAGTTTTGGATGGTCTATGCAACAACAAAAAAGTGGATGAAGCACTCTCTTTGTTCCATTTGAAGGGTGACAACAAGCTAAATTTAAATATAACGGTGTACAATATACTCATAGATGGTGCAAGTAAAAGTGGAAATTTTGATATTGCAAGGATTCTTTTCGATGACATAAGTGTTAAAGGTTTGCAACCTGATGTCATGACATATACTGTGATGATTGGTGGTTTTTGTCGCGAAGGTCTTGTGAGGGAAGCAAAAGAATTGTTTCTTGAAATGGAAGAGAGAGGTTGCCCACCAAATAATGTGACTTACAACATTCTTCTTCAGGGAATTTTAAAGAACCAACAACATGATATGGTAGAGATGCTTTTACAAGAAATGGAAGGAAGAAAATTTTCACCTGATGCTTCAACTTTATCATTGTTACTTGGTCAAATCGCAACTAGATCGTTAGATGCTTCTTTGATTAAGTTGATTGGAAAGACTATGCCAAAGGAAGAAGTGGATTGTCCTTCTTTTACAATGTAG
- the LOC111883238 gene encoding putative pentatricopeptide repeat-containing protein At1g12700, mitochondrial isoform X2, whose protein sequence is MIDKITNLDDALKLFDEMTQRQPLPSVVKFNQLLQAVIKMKHYSCAIDIFKQMNAIHIPVSVYTVSIIIKCCCLMYRTREGFAVLGYGFKHDIPPNVYTFSILLNGLILEDKVLKAEILFKKLIKEELCEPNAIMYSTMIKGLCKCGNNNTAIALLRLMDKKGCKPDVVTYNTIIDSLCKDNMVDDALKLYKEMIFNKRIQPGVVTYSSLIHGLCNLCRWDEVSKILKEMEQKNISPDVQIFSILVDALCKEGKVEEAKGVINLMIQRGKDPNVVTYNSLIDGYCLRGEMRKANEVFDLMGVRGLVPNIVTYNSLVNGYCKKLKIEEAMHLFHEITNKGMKPDVITYNTMIQGLFQVGRCEDADELFHEMRAHNVIPDEITYGIVLDGLCNNKKVDEALSLFHLKGDNKLNLNITVYNILIDGASKSGNFDIARILFDDISVKGLQPDVMTYTVMIGGFCREGLVREAKELFLEMEERGCPPNNVTYNILLQGILKNQQHDMVEMLLQEMEGRKFSPDASTLSLLLGQIATRSLDASLIKLIGKTMPKEEVDCPSFTM, encoded by the coding sequence ATGATTGACAAGATTACTAATCTTGATGATGCCCTTAAACTGTTCGACGAAATGACACAGAGGCAACCTCTGCCATCAGTTGTTAAATTCAACCAGTTGCTGCAAGCTGTTATCAAAATGAAACACTATTCTTGTGCGATTGATATTTTTAAACAAATGAATGCGATTCATATTCCTGTGAGTGTGTACACTGTTAGCATTATAATCAAATGTTGTTGCTTAATGTATCGCACCAGGGAAGGGTTTGCAGTCCTAGGTTATGGTTTCAAACATGATATTCCACCCAATGTCTACACTTTCAGTATACTCTTAAATGGACTTATTCTAGAAGATAAAGTCCTCAAGGCAGAAATATTATTCAAGAAGCTGATCAAAGAGGAACTTTGTGAACCTAATGCGATTATGTACAGCACAATGATTAAGGGGCTTTGCAAATGTGGAAATAACAATACAGCAATTGCTTTGCTTAGACTAATGGATAAAAAAGGTTGTAAACCTGATGTAGTCACATATAACACCATCATTGATAGTCTTTGCAAGGACAATATGGTAGATGATGCATTAAAGCTCTACAAAGAAATGATCTTCAACAAACGCATCCAACCTGGTGTTGTCACTTACAGCTCTTTGATTCATGGTCTTTGTAACTTATGCCGTTGGGACGAGGTCTCTAAAATTCTCAAAGAAATGGAGCAAAAGAATATTTCTCCAGACGTTCAAATATTTAGCATATTAGTCGATGCACTTTGCAAGGAAGGTAAAGTGGAAGAAGCAAAAGGTGTTATCAACTTAATGATTCAGAGAGGAAAGGATCCTAATGTAGTGACATATAATTCACTTATTGATGGATATTGTTTGCGAGGTGAAATGAGGAAAGCAAATGAAGTTTTTGATTTGATGGGGGTTCGAGGTTTGGTTCCTAATATTGTTACTTATAATAGTTTAGTGAATGGGTATTGTAAGAAATTGAAGATAGAAGAGGCCATGCATTTGTTTCATGAAATAACTAATAAAGGTATGAAACCCGATGTCATCACTTACAACACCATGATACAGGGATTGTTTCAAGTTGGACGTTGTGAAGATGCAGATGAACTGTTTCATGAGATGCGAGCACACAACGTGATTCCAGATGAAATCACTTACGGAATAGTTTTGGATGGTCTATGCAACAACAAAAAAGTGGATGAAGCACTCTCTTTGTTCCATTTGAAGGGTGACAACAAGCTAAATTTAAATATAACGGTGTACAATATACTCATAGATGGTGCAAGTAAAAGTGGAAATTTTGATATTGCAAGGATTCTTTTCGATGACATAAGTGTTAAAGGTTTGCAACCTGATGTCATGACATATACTGTGATGATTGGTGGTTTTTGTCGCGAAGGTCTTGTGAGGGAAGCAAAAGAATTGTTTCTTGAAATGGAAGAGAGAGGTTGCCCACCAAATAATGTGACTTACAACATTCTTCTTCAGGGAATTTTAAAGAACCAACAACATGATATGGTAGAGATGCTTTTACAAGAAATGGAAGGAAGAAAATTTTCACCTGATGCTTCAACTTTATCATTGTTACTTGGTCAAATCGCAACTAGATCGTTAGATGCTTCTTTGATTAAGTTGATTGGAAAGACTATGCCAAAGGAAGAAGTGGATTGTCCTTCTTTTACAATGTAG